In Leptotrichia sp. oral taxon 221, the DNA window ACATAATTTACTTTATCTTCCAATACTTCCTTCAACATAACCGCTTTAACAGTTTTTTCCTCTGGAATATTCAAAAATTCTGACAATTCCTTAATTGTCTTAGTATTAGGCGTTTCAACCAATTCTTTTGGCAATTTTTCCTCTGAACTTTCCTTCAATTCAATGATACTCGTAGCTTTTTCAACATTTGCAGCATAATCTGATGAGTCACTGTATAAAATATCGTCTTCTCCATTTTCAGCAAGTACCATAAATTCATTTGAAGCGTCTCCTCCAATCGAACCAGAATCCGCATCAACCGCTCTAAATTTTAATTCCATTCTTTCCAAAATTCTAGAATATGCATTTTTCATATTCAAAAATTCTTCATCCAACGATTCTTTTGTTAAATGGAAACTGTAGGCATCTTTCATTAAGAACTCTCTTCCTCTCATAAGACCAAATCTTGGACGCATTTCATCTCTAAATTTTGTCTGAATTTGATACAAGTTAAACGGCAATTCTTTATACGAAGTAATTGTATTTCTAACAATATCCGTAACAACTTCTTCATGCGTAGGTCCCAACGCAAATTCTCTCTCATTTCTATCCTTCATTCTCATAAGTTCCGAACCATAAGCAAACCATCTTCCAGATTCTTCCCACAATGAAGCCGGTTGCAACACTGGCATTAAAATTTCCTGTGACCCAGCTCTATCCATTTCCTCTCTAACAATATTCTCAATTTTTTTCAAAACTTTATATCCCAATGGCAAATAGCTATAAACTCCTCTTGTCAATTGTCTAATCATAGAAGCTCTCAACATCAATTTATGACTTATAACTTCTGCCTCTTTTGGTGCTTCTTTATATGTTTTTAAAAATACTTTCGATAATCTCATTATTTTTTCTATCCTTTCAATATTTTTTATTATTTAACATATATCTATTATACTAAAAAAGACCGGTTATAGTCCAGTCTTTTTTAATTTTTACTATTTTAAATTATCGTACATTTTTGCAAGTTCAATTGCTCTATCCTTTGTCAAGCCAGCTGCTGTACCTGAATACAGTACACCTGCCAAAGTTCCTCCATCGGCTTCTTTTGCAGCTTCATTTGCTTTTTCTTCCTTAATTTTTACCCAAGCTCTCTGATCTTTTTTCAATTTTTCTTTTCTATCAGCTGGTAATTTTTCCATAAGGAGTTTATACACTTTGTTCAATTCTTTGTCCCAAGCTTCATAAAGTTCATTATTTGCATTTACCATTTCAGAAGTTACACCTGAATCCAATTTACTTTGCATTTCTTTTTCCAATTTTTCCATTCTACTGTTCAATTCTTTTGTGTAAGTTCCACTTGATTTTTTACCTAAATTATCTTTTTGACTTTTAGCTCCTACTTTTTTTTCTTTTTCAGAAGAAACTTTTTGACTTTGAGATTTTTCCTCAGCATTATTCTGATTTTGTGAAGTCTTAATCTCGGCAATAGTTCCTGAATCCACCTTTGAAACTCTTTCTACTTTATTTTCCTTAGAACACCCAATAACTACAATTGATAAAATTAGAAAAATTACTAATTTTTTCATACCAATCAACTCCTTTTTTATTTTAACAAATGAAATTCTCTATTTCACCGATACCTTTTTAAGTTTTTTATTCCTAACTAAATTATTTCTTAATTTATTGTCTATAACTTTCTAAATTAATTTTTACCAAGTTCATCTGCTACTAATATTGCTGCAAAAACATCATCAGCAGTAACTTTAAATGGCATATTATGAATTGTTTCTCCTTCAGCTGTACTTGCTTTTGCTACTTCATATAATCTTCCTTTTGAAACACTTCCCATTCCTAATTCAGCTAATGTTGTTGGAAGTCCTACACTCTTACAAAAGTCTACAACTTTTTTAATTTCACACAAACATCTATTTTCTAGAACTAATTGCGCTATTGTTCCAAATGCTACTTTTTCTCCATGATACATATGGTGCCCTTCTTCTAAAATAGTAAGACCATTGTGAATAGCATGAGCTGCAGCAAGTCCTCCACTTTCAAATCCAATTCCACTTAAATAAGTATTTGCTTCAATTATATTTTCTAAAGCTTTTGTGACTACTTTATTTTCTACTGAAACTTTAG includes these proteins:
- a CDS encoding proline--tRNA ligase, which encodes MRLSKVFLKTYKEAPKEAEVISHKLMLRASMIRQLTRGVYSYLPLGYKVLKKIENIVREEMDRAGSQEILMPVLQPASLWEESGRWFAYGSELMRMKDRNEREFALGPTHEEVVTDIVRNTITSYKELPFNLYQIQTKFRDEMRPRFGLMRGREFLMKDAYSFHLTKESLDEEFLNMKNAYSRILERMELKFRAVDADSGSIGGDASNEFMVLAENGEDDILYSDSSDYAANVEKATSIIELKESSEEKLPKELVETPNTKTIKELSEFLNIPEEKTVKAVMLKEVLEDKVNYVLALIRGDLDVNEIKLKNAVNASMELEMMTEEECEKFEIVPGFAGSYEKKEGLTVVIDETVKYVRNFALGANKKDYHFINVNLEDLHYDVVADIRTARAGDISPDGKGVLKIARGMEVGHIFKLGDKYSKALDAKVLDENGKQQVIQMGCYGIGVSRLMSAVIEQKHDDFGIIWPKSIAPYIADVIIANVKDETQVNVAERIYEALENENIDIVLDDRNERAGFKFKDADLIGFPLKIVAGKGAANGIVEVKDRATGESVEVKVEEVVNFVKEFLAK
- a CDS encoding lysozyme inhibitor LprI family protein, whose protein sequence is MKKLVIFLILSIVVIGCSKENKVERVSKVDSGTIAEIKTSQNQNNAEEKSQSQKVSSEKEKKVGAKSQKDNLGKKSSGTYTKELNSRMEKLEKEMQSKLDSGVTSEMVNANNELYEAWDKELNKVYKLLMEKLPADRKEKLKKDQRAWVKIKEEKANEAAKEADGGTLAGVLYSGTAAGLTKDRAIELAKMYDNLK